A DNA window from Ictalurus furcatus strain D&B chromosome 22, Billie_1.0, whole genome shotgun sequence contains the following coding sequences:
- the LOC128625509 gene encoding uncharacterized protein LOC128625509 isoform X1 encodes MEDIRVYSVSVTDEKFPRWIIGLIVPVVVILLVILLFLCIKYQKNAVHQEFIKVSKQLEHVNKLIQQARPGKEQGNKRRVGATEALQKAEEAMKELEQRYRENPKYSEQIKLFCKAKRAELMECSGEEGEGLLMTERGGVVCIEQMMRKMEEVKSSLQQLSGDGAGHLQGTSSDIISETQINLTEIEQWCRQKRAELNNFRQQHTAGADNLPPVALATRWWCSNSVSLLRWSPDLHLLPGSKTEIRDSTSSCVCGLKSVLF; translated from the exons ATGGAAGACATCCGTGTGTACTCTGTCTCTGTGACAG atgagaAGTTTCCTCGGTGGATAATTGGACTCATAGTGCCGGTGGTGGTGATTCTGCTGGTGATCCTTCTCTTTCTATGTATAAAATACCAGAAGAATGCAGTCCATCAGGAGTTCATCAAG GTGAGCAAGCAGCTGGAGCATGTGAACAAGCTTATACAGCAGGCCCGACCTGGGAAAGAGCAGGGCAATAAAAGGCGTGTCGGTGCCACAGAGGCTTTGCAGAAGGCAGAGGAGGCGATGAAGGAACTGGAACAACGGTACAGAGAGAACCCTAAATATTCAGAACAGATCAAATTGTTCTGCAAGGCGAAGAGAGCAGAGCTGATGGAGTGCAGTGGTGAAGAAGGTGAAGGACTTCTGATGACTGAGAGAGGAGGG gtggtgtGTATTGAGCagatgatgaggaagatggAGGAGGTGAAGAGCAGCTTACAGCAGCTCAGTGGTGATGGAGCAGGACACCTGCAGGGTACAAGCTCCGACATCATCTCAGAGACCCAGATCAATCTGACTGAGATCGAACAGTGGTGTAGACAGAAGAGGGCGGAGTTAAACAACTTCAGGCAGCAGCACACAGCTGGAGCAGA TAATCTACCTCCAGTAGCCCTCGCGACACGGTGGTGGTGTTCTAACTCGGTGAGCCTGCTGCGCTGGTCACCTGATCTTCACTTACTTCCTGGTTCTAAAACAGAAATCAGGGATTCGACCTCATCATGTGTTTGTGGGTTAAAATCAGTTCTATTCTGA
- the LOC128625509 gene encoding uncharacterized protein LOC128625509 isoform X5 produces MEDIRVYSVSVTDEKFPRWIIGLIVPVVVILLVILLFLCIKYQKNAVHQEFIKVSKQLEHVNKLIQQARPGKEQGNKRRVGATEALQKAEEAMKELEQRYRENPKYSEQIKLFCKAKRAELMECSGEEGEGLLMTERGGVVCIEQMMRKMEEVKSSLQQLSGDGAGHLQGTSSDIISETQINLTEIEQWCRQKRAELNNFRQQHTAGADNPSLLYLALTLNTHGNEHFSVGTVIYLQ; encoded by the exons ATGGAAGACATCCGTGTGTACTCTGTCTCTGTGACAG atgagaAGTTTCCTCGGTGGATAATTGGACTCATAGTGCCGGTGGTGGTGATTCTGCTGGTGATCCTTCTCTTTCTATGTATAAAATACCAGAAGAATGCAGTCCATCAGGAGTTCATCAAG GTGAGCAAGCAGCTGGAGCATGTGAACAAGCTTATACAGCAGGCCCGACCTGGGAAAGAGCAGGGCAATAAAAGGCGTGTCGGTGCCACAGAGGCTTTGCAGAAGGCAGAGGAGGCGATGAAGGAACTGGAACAACGGTACAGAGAGAACCCTAAATATTCAGAACAGATCAAATTGTTCTGCAAGGCGAAGAGAGCAGAGCTGATGGAGTGCAGTGGTGAAGAAGGTGAAGGACTTCTGATGACTGAGAGAGGAGGG gtggtgtGTATTGAGCagatgatgaggaagatggAGGAGGTGAAGAGCAGCTTACAGCAGCTCAGTGGTGATGGAGCAGGACACCTGCAGGGTACAAGCTCCGACATCATCTCAGAGACCCAGATCAATCTGACTGAGATCGAACAGTGGTGTAGACAGAAGAGGGCGGAGTTAAACAACTTCAGGCAGCAGCACACAGCTGGAGCAGA TAATCCATCTCTTCTGTATCTGGCCCTCACTTTAAATACTCATGGGAATGAACATTTTTCTGTTGGAACAGTAATCTACCTCCAGTAG